Proteins from one Bacteroidota bacterium genomic window:
- a CDS encoding alkaline phosphatase D family protein — translation MKKVSCFLWLLTLSFIAGAQTKPPVAKVIAGPMLGYAEHRECLVWIQTACNKSISIKYNEANGNTEGELTINNKNENVCLPWIAKFVLTDLKPNTVYNYQILIDKKVTTFSYPLSFKTKKLWAEWSKEDPYDINFLVGSCNYVNDSAYDRPGKPYGQSSDIFLKMAETPSDFMLWLGDNTYTREADYSSASGLRYRYMHTRSEPNLQKFLSKQSNYAIWDDHDFGDNDANKNYDLKEVTKDCFANYWGNKTFGEFGRGVYHSLKYSDAEFFMLDDRTFRDESELDEEKYKNKTQLGETQLNWLKNKLKHSASTFKFICVGGQFLNTETDKESFNLYKRERAEIVKFIAEQKISGVIFLTGDRHHTELLKYEPNSKPDYINTYPLFDLTSSALTAGPSSILKSKEADNPFRVSGTLLAENNYCGLKITGKRGERVVQITCYDKGGIVKWNFSISETLLKAK, via the coding sequence ATGAAAAAGGTAAGTTGTTTTTTGTGGTTGCTAACACTCAGTTTTATTGCCGGTGCGCAAACCAAACCACCCGTTGCAAAAGTTATAGCAGGGCCTATGTTAGGTTATGCAGAACACAGAGAGTGTTTAGTATGGATACAAACAGCCTGCAACAAAAGCATCAGTATAAAATACAATGAAGCAAATGGTAACACCGAAGGCGAGTTAACCATTAACAATAAAAACGAAAATGTATGCTTACCTTGGATAGCCAAGTTTGTGTTAACCGATTTAAAACCCAATACCGTTTACAATTACCAGATATTAATAGATAAAAAAGTAACTACATTTTCCTATCCACTAAGTTTTAAAACAAAAAAATTGTGGGCAGAGTGGAGCAAAGAAGATCCGTACGATATAAACTTTTTAGTAGGTTCATGCAATTATGTAAACGATAGTGCTTACGACAGGCCGGGTAAACCATACGGACAAAGCTCAGATATATTTTTAAAAATGGCCGAAACGCCTAGTGATTTTATGCTTTGGTTAGGCGATAATACTTACACCCGCGAAGCAGACTATAGCAGTGCCAGTGGTTTACGTTACCGTTATATGCATACCCGTTCAGAGCCAAACCTGCAAAAGTTTTTAAGTAAACAAAGCAATTATGCCATTTGGGATGACCATGACTTTGGAGATAACGATGCCAATAAAAACTACGATTTAAAAGAAGTAACCAAAGACTGTTTTGCCAATTACTGGGGAAACAAAACATTTGGCGAATTTGGCAGAGGCGTTTACCATAGCTTAAAGTATAGCGATGCAGAATTTTTTATGTTAGATGACAGAACATTTAGAGATGAGAGCGAGCTAGACGAGGAAAAATATAAAAACAAGACCCAACTGGGCGAAACCCAATTAAACTGGCTTAAAAACAAACTAAAGCATAGTGCAAGCACATTTAAATTTATATGTGTGGGCGGACAGTTTTTAAATACCGAAACCGATAAAGAATCATTTAACCTATACAAACGCGAACGAGCCGAAATAGTTAAGTTTATAGCAGAGCAAAAAATTAGTGGCGTTATATTTTTAACAGGTGATAGACATCATACCGAACTTTTAAAATACGAACCCAATAGCAAACCCGATTATATCAATACCTATCCTTTATTTGATTTAACAAGCTCGGCCTTAACAGCAGGTCCAAGCAGTATTTTAAAATCAAAAGAAGCTGATAATCCATTCCGTGTTTCAGGAACCTTGTTAGCAGAAAACAATTACTGCGGTTTAAAAATTACAGGTAAACGAGGC